The DNA segment TCTTTTTCCAGTTTGTATGCCAAATCTACAATTGCTCCAGCGATTCTATCCGCAATTTTATCTGGATGTTTTGGGTTTACTTTTTCTATCATTTTTAATCTCCATTCTTATAAATTTTTTCTTGAATTTAGTAGTTTTTCCATCAAATCATTTTGAGGTACTACTCCATCAAATTCAGTTTTACAATTCTCTTTTACGATTTGATATATTTCATTCCATAGCCTTACAGCTTGATTCATATAATTTATTCCTATATTTATAAATGGTGATGGAATTGGTTTTCCAGTAGTAGGGTGTTTAGATAAAAATCCTAACTTACTAGTCATATCTTCACATTGTAACCATCTTGCACTACTCATAGCATATCTTTCAATGAGTGGCTTTGGAACATGATTTCCCATACTAAGGCTATCCAACCATTTCCACGTTTCTTCATAAATTTCTTTAGCTTGTAATACACTACCATCTTTTTGTGTTGATGATAATACTTCATGTGGTTCAGGCATTTTTACACCTTCAAGATCAGGAATATCTAATACTTCTAGTGTTCTTCCTCCAGGATTTCCATTTAGTGCTTTTTCTACAACTGATTTTTTCTTTCGACCTGCACCTATTCTTTTGCCACCACGTCCGCCAATATTATTCGATTTAGTCGGCATTTAAAGTGTCTCCTTCCCTCTTTTTATTTTTCACTAAGTTCGCTTATTTCAAGCTTTTCCCTATTACCCTTTTGAATTCGCACTTTTTGTGCATCTTTGCCCACACCCGTTATGTTTTCATTTTCTTTTCAGAGATTTTCAATCCCCCTTCCAGAAAATTTTTCACAAAAATTATTTTTGTCTAACTTTTTTTCTCCATCTACTTCCATCACTCGCATGAATTTTAGCGTGACAACTTTTACAAAGAGATATTAAATTACTCTTACTATGTGTTCCACCTTTGGATAAAGGTATCTTATGATGAACCTCTTGTACTTCTCTCATCAATCCATCTGAAAAACATAGTTCACAATAAGGATGTTCTCTAACATAACTAGCTCGAACTCTTCTCCATGTTGATCCGTATCTTTTCCTTGTTTCAGGATTTCTATCTTGCATCTCATATCTTCTATTCTCTAGTCTTTCATGTTCATCACAAAACTGTTTATCTGTTAACCTTGGACAGTTTGGATATGAGCATGGTCTCTTAGGTTTTCTCGGCATTACTTTCTCCTCTCTTTAGCATAATAAAAACCCTGTAGAAAGATCTACAAGGTTTATTTTCTATTTTCCACATTTTAATTATATCAGAAAAGTATACTCTCATTCACTACCATTTCCTATCATCTTTTAAAATTTCTTCAATTTTTTTCAACGCCTCAGTTCTTTTTCTATACACCTGCTGTATACTATACTTCATTTCAACGGCAATTTTCTCCCAAGACAAAAATGATAAATATCGATTTTCTAGAAGTGTACGATACTCTGAGTTCTCAACTTTTTTTATTATTGTCATTATCTCTTTTTTTAAATCTACAAGTACATCAATATCACTATTAATTTCTTCTTGCAGTGTTATAATTTTTAAAATCGTATCCTCCATTTTTGATGTTCCATTATTTTTATTACCTGGCATATCAGTTAAGGTTGCAGTACATTTTGTAGCCAACGCACTCAATGATTCTATTTGACTAAGCTTTGAATTAATCTGTGTATCTAAATGTCTAGCTTGATTTAGATATTCTTCCGTTCTCATACTTTATCCTCCTATTCTAGCTTTTACTGCTCTCATCAATGCTTCTTGGGTTTTATCTTTTCTTTTTAAACTTTTCATAATATCTTCGTCAATAGTATTTTTTGTAATTAAATGATGAATCACTACCGTGTCTTTTTGTCCTTGTCTATAAAGTCTAGCATTAGTTTGTTGATATAATTCAAGAGACCATGTAAGACTAAACCATACTAGTGTGGATCCTCCACTTTGTAAATTCAATCCGTGTCC comes from the Gemella morbillorum genome and includes:
- a CDS encoding terminase, which produces MPTKSNNIGGRGGKRIGAGRKKKSVVEKALNGNPGGRTLEVLDIPDLEGVKMPEPHEVLSSTQKDGSVLQAKEIYEETWKWLDSLSMGNHVPKPLIERYAMSSARWLQCEDMTSKLGFLSKHPTTGKPIPSPFINIGINYMNQAVRLWNEIYQIVKENCKTEFDGVVPQNDLMEKLLNSRKNL
- a CDS encoding HNH endonuclease; the encoded protein is MPRKPKRPCSYPNCPRLTDKQFCDEHERLENRRYEMQDRNPETRKRYGSTWRRVRASYVREHPYCELCFSDGLMREVQEVHHKIPLSKGGTHSKSNLISLCKSCHAKIHASDGSRWRKKVRQK
- a CDS encoding DUF1492 domain-containing protein, with product MRTEEYLNQARHLDTQINSKLSQIESLSALATKCTATLTDMPGNKNNGTSKMEDTILKIITLQEEINSDIDVLVDLKKEIMTIIKKVENSEYRTLLENRYLSFLSWEKIAVEMKYSIQQVYRKRTEALKKIEEILKDDRKW